A section of the Cottoperca gobio chromosome 17, fCotGob3.1, whole genome shotgun sequence genome encodes:
- the ptf1a gene encoding pancreas transcription factor 1 subunit alpha yields MDTVLDPFSGLDSFSSPPYFDDDEFFTDQSSRDGHLDTDDFLDDDVDFLASHFQEYYSKDGGGRAAPHDGDYDIGNLSFSSSSSTFSYGCADSTSDLSPQMGHHGGPLLKRRRRMRSDMEMQHLRQAANVRERRRMQSINDAFEGLRTHIPTLPYEKRLSKVDTLRLAIGYINFLAELVQSDLPIRNSSSETHAQPKKIIICHRGTRSPSPSDPDYGLPPLAGHSLSWSDEKQLREQNIIRTAKVWTPEDPRKHHNKPGLTDIENEPPFGLVA; encoded by the exons ATGGACACTGTGCTGGACCCTTTCTCTGGACTCGActctttctcctcccctccttatTTCGACGATGACGAGTTTTTCACCGACCAGTCCTCGAGAGACGGACACTTGGACACTGATGACTTTTTGGATGACGACGTCGACTTCCTCGCCAGTCATTTCCAAGAGTATTACAGCAAAGACGGAGGTGGCAGAGCAGCGCCTCACGATGGAGACTATGACATCGGCAActtgtccttctcctcctcgtcctccactTTCTCCTACGGCTGCGCCGACAGCACGTCGGACCTGTCCCCTCAGATGGGCCATCACGGCGGGCCGTTACTGAAGCGGAGGAGGCGGATGAGGTCTGACATGGAGATGCAGCACCTGAGGCAGGCGGCCAACGTTAGGGAGCGGCGGAGGATGCAGTCCATCAATGACGCGTTCGAGGGGCTCCGAACCCACATCCCCACTCTGCCTTACGAGAAGAGACTCTCCAAAGTGGACACTCTGCGGCTCGCCATCGGGTACATCAACTTCCTCGCCGAGCTCGTGCAGTCTGATCTGCCCATCAGAAACTCCAGCAGCGAGACGCACGCTCAACCCAAGAAGATCATTATCTGCCACAGAGGAACAA GGTCTCCCTCTCCCAGTGATCCAGATTACGGTCTGCCTCCTCTGGCCGGTCACTCTCTGTCCTGGTCGGATGAAAAGCAACTCCGAGAGCAGAACATCATCCGCACCGCCAAGGTCTGGACACCGGAAGACCCCCgaaaacatcacaacaaacCGGGCCTTACAGACATTGAAAACGAGCCTCCTTTTGGCCTTGTGGCctaa